A genome region from Mycobacterium florentinum includes the following:
- a CDS encoding acyl-CoA dehydrogenase family protein — MDFSRVGLSPEDQEFFDQTRAFIAKHVTDEVLRRDRETGENFSEPVHLALGEEGYLTSDFKLESEGGFTPVRRRIFHLEIGRAHTPWFHWGTTAVVAKLVRQFGKAELVDAVLPGVLSGEIRLCLGYTEPEGGSDVATCKTRAVRDGDAWIINGSKMFTSNAQNAKYVFLLTNTDPQAPKHKSLTMFLVPLDSEGIEIQGIRTLDGDRTNIVYYSDVRVDDRYRIGEVNGGWTVMRFALDAEHGITETEDHGLQNVSMMSEHGHLMAEAADGVAAILATPDANGNRPIDDESTKYRLGRSLARIEAALSTPGIYGRVALIQTMRDVSPDLMDMLGTASALPTDATGSADDGAVEFIFRHGVPAGIYGGTMEVFRNMIAQHELKLGRPSYGG, encoded by the coding sequence ATGGACTTCTCCCGCGTCGGCCTTTCGCCCGAGGATCAGGAATTCTTCGATCAGACCCGGGCGTTCATCGCCAAGCACGTCACCGACGAGGTGTTGCGCCGCGATCGTGAGACGGGCGAAAACTTCAGTGAACCAGTGCATTTGGCGCTGGGCGAAGAGGGGTACCTGACGTCGGATTTCAAGCTGGAGTCCGAAGGGGGATTCACTCCGGTGCGCCGGCGAATCTTCCACCTCGAGATCGGCCGGGCCCACACGCCGTGGTTCCACTGGGGCACCACCGCGGTCGTCGCGAAGTTGGTGCGCCAATTCGGGAAAGCCGAGCTCGTCGACGCGGTGCTGCCGGGCGTGCTGTCCGGTGAGATCCGGTTGTGCCTGGGCTACACCGAGCCCGAGGGCGGCTCCGACGTGGCGACCTGCAAGACCCGCGCCGTGCGCGACGGCGATGCGTGGATCATCAACGGCTCCAAGATGTTCACCTCGAACGCGCAAAACGCCAAGTATGTCTTCCTGCTCACCAACACCGACCCGCAAGCGCCGAAACACAAGAGCCTGACCATGTTTCTGGTGCCGCTGGATTCGGAGGGCATTGAGATCCAGGGCATCCGCACCCTGGACGGCGACCGCACCAACATCGTCTACTACAGCGACGTGCGGGTCGACGACCGCTACCGGATCGGTGAGGTCAACGGTGGCTGGACGGTGATGCGGTTCGCCCTCGACGCCGAACACGGCATAACCGAGACCGAAGACCATGGCCTGCAGAACGTTTCGATGATGTCGGAGCACGGACACCTGATGGCCGAGGCGGCCGACGGAGTCGCGGCGATCCTGGCCACGCCGGATGCCAACGGGAACCGCCCGATCGACGACGAGTCGACGAAATACCGGCTCGGGCGCAGCCTGGCCCGCATCGAGGCGGCGCTGTCGACGCCCGGCATCTACGGACGCGTGGCGCTCATTCAGACGATGCGCGACGTCTCGCCGGACCTGATGGACATGCTGGGCACCGCGTCGGCATTGCCCACCGACGCAACGGGTTCCGCGGACGACGGCGCCGTGGAATTCATCTTCCGGCACGGCGTACCGGCCGGGATCTACGGCGGCACCATGGAGGTATTCCGCAACATGATCGCCCAGCACGA
- a CDS encoding LLM class F420-dependent oxidoreductase: protein MRFTITHPMHSHPYNPELVSGEGIGKVAAACEAVGIHGFGLTDHPAPSQRWLEAGGHDALDPFVTLGFAAATTSTLRLIPNIVVLPYRNPFVVAKSGATLDLLSGGRFTLAVGVGYLKREFAALGVSYDERAELFEESLQVIRAIWTGDDITFEGKHFSARGITAHPRPASSPPIWIGGNTTTARQRVAQYGDGWCPFPAPPQLAQTAGTAAITTTEQLAAAIDDLRRRCDAAGRDWSSIDITFANPEGGSPAADEFNADAYLEGLDNLAKLGVTWTSVHLPGDSMAHVLETLDRFRTVVIDAA, encoded by the coding sequence ATGCGCTTCACGATCACCCACCCGATGCACAGCCACCCCTACAACCCCGAATTGGTCAGCGGGGAGGGCATCGGGAAGGTCGCCGCGGCCTGCGAAGCGGTCGGCATCCACGGTTTCGGCCTGACCGATCACCCGGCACCGTCGCAGCGGTGGCTGGAGGCCGGCGGCCACGATGCGTTGGATCCTTTTGTCACACTGGGTTTCGCGGCCGCCACCACGTCGACGTTGCGGCTGATTCCCAACATCGTGGTGCTGCCGTATCGAAACCCGTTCGTGGTGGCCAAATCCGGAGCCACCCTGGACCTGTTGTCCGGAGGGCGTTTCACGCTCGCGGTCGGCGTGGGCTACCTCAAGCGCGAGTTCGCCGCGCTGGGTGTCAGTTACGACGAACGCGCCGAGCTGTTCGAGGAATCCCTGCAAGTGATCCGGGCGATCTGGACCGGCGACGACATCACGTTCGAGGGAAAGCATTTCAGCGCGCGCGGCATTACCGCGCACCCCCGGCCCGCCAGCAGCCCGCCGATCTGGATCGGCGGCAACACCACCACGGCCCGGCAGCGGGTCGCGCAATACGGCGACGGCTGGTGCCCTTTTCCCGCCCCGCCCCAATTGGCCCAGACGGCGGGCACCGCGGCGATCACCACTACCGAGCAGCTTGCGGCGGCCATCGACGACCTGCGGCGCCGATGCGATGCGGCGGGCCGGGATTGGTCGTCGATCGACATCACCTTCGCCAACCCCGAGGGCGGCAGCCCCGCCGCCGACGAATTCAACGCCGATGCCTACCTCGAGGGCCTGGACAACCTGGCGAAGCTGGGCGTCACTTGGACCAGCGTCCACCTGCCCGGTGACAGCATGGCGCACGTGCTCGAAACCCTCGATCGTTTCCGTACCGTGGTGATCGACGCGGCCTGA
- a CDS encoding acyl-CoA thioesterase, translating to MTTESEQTEWTVQGLLDLFDVRADGDDRFTGDTGIAVGDERQVVEGTQVLAQAIVAVAKRFPDKSVRSAHAVFSRAVVVGPPIELVLDVVSEGRSTATAVVAVHQNGRRCLSITVLADVPTDDVIRHHLPRPDVAAPADAHHSPMPMVGRELRLVDVVDVNSPDEVGPPELYAWLHYDPIPTRDELAKALLAYFTGHLGISTTMRAHEGIGTAQAHLTVSTAPMSISVAFHEPVDWTGWLLYTHESTQVGAGMSYVRGTVHSEEGELLASFAQEALIRPLRISDTAIDSRARF from the coding sequence TTGACCACGGAATCTGAGCAGACCGAGTGGACGGTGCAGGGCCTGCTGGATCTGTTTGACGTGCGGGCCGACGGGGACGACCGGTTCACCGGGGACACCGGCATCGCGGTCGGCGACGAACGTCAGGTGGTGGAAGGCACCCAGGTGCTCGCCCAGGCGATTGTGGCCGTGGCCAAACGATTCCCGGACAAGTCGGTGCGTTCGGCGCACGCGGTGTTCTCGCGTGCGGTGGTCGTCGGCCCACCGATCGAGCTCGTCCTGGACGTGGTGTCCGAGGGCCGGTCCACCGCCACCGCGGTCGTCGCCGTGCACCAGAACGGGCGGCGCTGCCTGAGCATCACGGTGCTGGCCGACGTCCCCACCGACGACGTCATCCGCCACCACCTGCCGCGGCCCGACGTGGCCGCCCCCGCCGACGCCCACCACTCACCGATGCCGATGGTCGGGCGCGAGCTGCGCCTGGTCGACGTCGTCGACGTCAACAGCCCCGACGAGGTCGGCCCGCCGGAGCTCTACGCGTGGTTGCACTACGACCCGATTCCCACCCGAGACGAACTGGCCAAGGCGCTGTTGGCGTACTTCACCGGTCATCTGGGGATCTCCACCACGATGCGCGCGCATGAGGGCATCGGCACCGCCCAGGCGCACCTGACCGTGTCCACCGCACCGATGAGCATCTCGGTGGCCTTCCACGAGCCGGTCGACTGGACCGGGTGGCTGCTCTACACGCATGAGAGCACCCAGGTCGGCGCGGGCATGTCCTACGTGCGCGGCACCGTGCACAGCGAGGAGGGGGAGCTGTTGGCCTCCTTCGCCCAGGAGGCGCTGATCCGGCCGCTGCGCATCAGCGACACCGCGATCGATTCGCGCGCTCGCTTCTGA
- a CDS encoding SRPBCC family protein translates to MGIVTSTSETAFTQSAETVYDFVTNPQNWTKTYPGSAHIGKLPPLPLKVGDTWEEAGPDGDRIFTWQLAVAVRPIQFVFTSIGRLGHDRDGNGGLEGRITVSYRFSTPGQGVTLFSRTMTIEAPKHAPLPDRLFEQANPARIDAYHEAVARELAPAAD, encoded by the coding sequence TTGGGCATCGTGACGAGCACCTCAGAGACCGCGTTCACCCAGTCCGCAGAAACCGTGTACGACTTCGTCACCAACCCGCAGAACTGGACTAAGACCTACCCCGGCAGCGCGCACATCGGCAAACTGCCGCCGCTGCCGCTCAAGGTCGGCGACACCTGGGAGGAGGCCGGTCCCGACGGGGACCGGATCTTCACCTGGCAGCTGGCCGTCGCGGTGCGACCCATCCAGTTCGTGTTCACCTCGATCGGGCGCCTGGGCCACGACCGCGACGGCAACGGGGGCCTGGAGGGCCGCATCACGGTGTCCTATCGGTTCAGCACGCCCGGCCAGGGCGTCACGCTCTTTTCCCGCACCATGACCATTGAGGCCCCCAAGCACGCTCCGCTGCCCGATCGGCTCTTCGAGCAGGCCAATCCGGCCCGGATCGACGCGTATCACGAGGCCGTCGCGCGCGAGCTCGCTCCGGCAGCAGATTGA
- a CDS encoding SMP-30/gluconolactonase/LRE family protein → MIPEPLANGFCFGEGPRWFEGLLWFSDMLGEAVHTSTLGGALTTLPLPGHSPSGLGFRPDGSLLIASADDRRVLRYDGETVVEVADLTPLVPANLGDMVIDDAGRAYIGSQARTGGVIVRLDPDDNAVVVASDLDFPNGMVITADRKTLIVAESIGRRLTAFTIGDSGALGDRRVFAEGLDGPPDGIALDAEGGVWTSMTLAHQFERIVEGGAVTDRIDMGERVAIACALGGPERRILFLLSSTDAYPQRLVGTRGSRLDAVQVATPGAGLP, encoded by the coding sequence ATGATCCCCGAGCCGCTGGCCAACGGGTTCTGCTTCGGCGAGGGCCCCCGGTGGTTCGAGGGCCTGCTGTGGTTCTCCGACATGCTGGGCGAAGCGGTCCACACCTCGACCCTGGGTGGGGCGCTGACCACGTTGCCGCTGCCCGGGCACTCGCCGTCGGGCCTGGGTTTTCGCCCCGACGGGTCGCTGCTGATCGCCTCGGCCGACGACCGGCGGGTGCTGCGCTACGACGGAGAAACCGTCGTGGAGGTCGCCGATCTCACTCCCCTGGTGCCCGCCAACCTCGGCGACATGGTGATCGACGACGCGGGCCGCGCCTACATCGGCTCCCAGGCCCGAACCGGCGGCGTCATCGTGCGCCTCGATCCCGACGACAACGCCGTCGTCGTGGCCTCAGACCTCGACTTTCCCAACGGCATGGTCATCACGGCGGACCGCAAGACGCTGATCGTCGCCGAATCGATCGGCCGCCGGCTCACCGCCTTCACCATCGGCGATTCCGGCGCGCTGGGCGACCGCCGGGTCTTCGCCGAGGGCCTGGACGGACCGCCGGACGGCATCGCCCTGGACGCCGAGGGCGGCGTGTGGACGTCGATGACGCTGGCTCACCAATTCGAGCGGATCGTCGAGGGCGGCGCCGTGACCGACCGCATCGACATGGGCGAGCGGGTCGCCATCGCCTGCGCGCTCGGCGGCCCCGAACGTCGCATCCTGTTTCTGCTGTCGAGCACCGACGCCTATCCTCAGCGGCTGGTGGGCACCCGGGGATCGCGGCTCGACGCCGTGCAGGTCGCCACGCCCGGCGCCGGGCTGCCCTGA
- a CDS encoding thioesterase family protein: MTDSYYELIDDADAVGEKFRATDLARGTWSAAIQHGGPVSALLVRALERCEQRDDTRLSRVVIDLLGGVPSEGDIWVRSQVQRGGKQIELVTAEMLAPGPDGQPRPVARASGWRLQLQDTRAVAHAAAELPRPRADARNRNLKAKEWDRNYVHSLEWLWLTEPLTPGPGESWIKPEVDLVQGETMTQLERLFAVADCANGIGSKLDITKWTFLNTDLAVHVFRVPDGDWVGIRAETSYGPDGIGTTIGTLYDEQGAVGAIQQSVLVRRRPPKA, translated from the coding sequence GTGACCGACAGCTACTACGAACTGATCGATGACGCCGACGCGGTGGGCGAGAAGTTCCGGGCGACCGACCTGGCCCGCGGCACCTGGTCGGCAGCGATCCAGCATGGCGGACCGGTGTCCGCGCTGCTGGTCCGCGCCCTGGAGCGCTGCGAGCAGCGCGACGACACCCGGCTGTCGCGGGTGGTGATCGACCTGCTGGGCGGGGTGCCGTCGGAAGGCGACATCTGGGTGCGCTCGCAGGTCCAGCGCGGCGGCAAGCAGATCGAGCTGGTCACCGCCGAGATGCTGGCGCCCGGTCCCGACGGCCAGCCTCGCCCCGTCGCCCGTGCCAGTGGCTGGCGGCTGCAGCTGCAGGACACCCGGGCCGTCGCGCACGCGGCGGCGGAACTGCCGCGACCCCGCGCCGACGCCCGCAACCGCAACCTCAAGGCCAAGGAGTGGGACCGCAACTACGTGCACAGCCTGGAGTGGCTGTGGCTGACCGAGCCGCTGACACCGGGCCCCGGCGAATCGTGGATCAAGCCCGAGGTCGACCTCGTCCAGGGCGAGACGATGACGCAGCTGGAGCGGCTGTTCGCGGTGGCCGACTGTGCCAACGGCATCGGCAGCAAGCTCGACATCACCAAATGGACGTTCCTGAACACCGATCTGGCGGTGCACGTGTTTCGTGTTCCCGACGGGGACTGGGTCGGCATTCGGGCGGAGACCAGCTACGGGCCGGACGGCATCGGAACCACCATCGGCACGTTGTACGACGAGCAGGGCGCGGTCGGCGCCATCCAGCAGTCTGTGCTGGTGCGCCGGCGCCCGCCCAAAGCCTGA
- a CDS encoding TetR/AcrR family transcriptional regulator yields the protein MTQPAAATTVTDADTSTRQRILLATAEVLGRNGKTKLSLSEVATQAGVSRPTLYRWFASKEELLSAFSQYERQLFESGLVRATAGLKGYEKLDAVLRFIVEYQHSYSGVRMVDVEPEHTIAQFAHVIPQMRDGLQRHLPGPNAAVKAATVIRIAISHYIVRSDDAEQFLAQLRHAVGIKPASAE from the coding sequence ATGACTCAGCCGGCCGCCGCGACGACCGTGACCGACGCGGACACCTCGACGCGTCAGCGGATCCTGTTGGCGACCGCCGAGGTGCTCGGCCGCAACGGCAAAACCAAACTCAGCCTGTCCGAGGTCGCCACCCAGGCCGGGGTATCCCGGCCCACGCTCTACCGCTGGTTCGCCTCCAAAGAGGAGCTGTTGTCTGCGTTCTCGCAGTACGAGCGCCAGCTTTTCGAAAGCGGTTTGGTGCGAGCCACCGCGGGGCTCAAGGGCTACGAAAAGCTGGACGCCGTGCTGCGATTCATTGTCGAGTACCAGCACTCCTACTCGGGTGTGCGCATGGTCGACGTGGAACCCGAGCACACCATCGCCCAGTTCGCGCATGTCATCCCGCAGATGCGCGACGGTCTGCAACGGCATCTGCCCGGTCCCAACGCCGCGGTGAAGGCGGCGACCGTGATCCGGATCGCGATCTCGCACTACATCGTTCGCAGTGACGACGCCGAGCAGTTCCTGGCCCAGCTGCGCCACGCCGTCGGGATCAAACCGGCCTCAGCTGAATAG
- a CDS encoding FAD-binding oxidoreductase has product MLRGLQDAVGSKHVVTDPDVLSGRSVDHTGRYRGRASALVRPGSAEEVAEVLRLCRDAGAHVTVQGGRTSLVAGTVPEHDDVLLSTERLCALGDVDTVERRIAVGAGATLAAVQHAAAAAGLVFGVDLAARDTATVGGMASTNAGGLRTVRYGNMGEQVLGLDVALPDGSLMCRHSLVRSDNTGYDLPALFVGAEGTLGVITALDLRLHPTPSHRVTAVCGFDDLEALIDTGRTFRDVDGIAALELIDGRAGALTAEHLGFGAPVEAAWLLLVELAADHDQTERLADLLDDAPLCAEPAVGVDAAAQQRLWRVRESLAEVLGVYGPPLKFDVSLPLAAISRFAADAVALIRERVSDAVPLLFGHVGEGNLHLNVLRVPLEEEKALYGPMMDLIARCGGNVSSEHGVGSRKRDYLEMSRDATDIVAMRSVKAALDPTGYLNAAVLFS; this is encoded by the coding sequence ATGCTGCGCGGTTTGCAAGACGCGGTCGGATCCAAGCACGTCGTGACCGACCCCGACGTGCTGTCCGGGCGCAGCGTCGACCACACCGGCCGCTATCGCGGCCGCGCCAGTGCGCTGGTCCGTCCCGGGTCGGCCGAGGAGGTCGCCGAGGTGTTGCGGCTGTGCCGCGATGCCGGGGCGCACGTCACCGTGCAGGGCGGTCGGACCTCGCTGGTGGCCGGTACCGTTCCCGAGCATGACGACGTGCTGCTGTCCACCGAAAGGCTTTGTGCGCTAGGCGATGTCGACACCGTCGAGCGCCGTATCGCGGTCGGCGCCGGCGCGACGCTGGCCGCGGTGCAGCACGCCGCGGCCGCGGCGGGACTGGTGTTCGGCGTGGACCTCGCCGCGCGCGACACCGCGACGGTCGGCGGCATGGCCTCGACCAATGCGGGCGGGCTGCGTACGGTCCGCTACGGCAACATGGGCGAACAAGTCCTCGGCCTGGATGTGGCGCTGCCCGACGGGTCGCTGATGTGCCGGCACAGCCTGGTGCGCAGCGACAACACCGGATACGACCTACCCGCACTGTTCGTCGGCGCCGAGGGCACCCTCGGCGTCATCACCGCGCTGGATCTGCGGCTGCACCCCACCCCGTCGCATCGGGTGACCGCGGTGTGCGGTTTCGACGATCTCGAGGCGCTGATCGACACCGGGCGGACGTTCCGCGACGTGGATGGGATCGCCGCACTCGAGTTGATCGACGGCCGCGCGGGCGCCCTGACCGCCGAGCACCTCGGGTTCGGTGCACCGGTCGAGGCGGCCTGGCTGCTGCTGGTGGAGCTGGCCGCCGACCACGATCAGACCGAGCGGCTGGCTGATCTGCTCGACGACGCACCGCTGTGCGCCGAGCCGGCGGTGGGCGTGGATGCTGCTGCACAGCAACGACTTTGGCGTGTCCGCGAATCGCTGGCCGAGGTGCTCGGCGTGTACGGCCCGCCGTTGAAGTTCGACGTGTCACTGCCGCTGGCGGCGATCTCCCGGTTCGCCGCGGATGCGGTCGCATTGATCCGCGAGCGGGTCAGTGACGCGGTGCCCCTGTTGTTCGGCCATGTCGGGGAGGGCAACCTGCATCTCAACGTGCTGCGCGTGCCGCTCGAGGAGGAGAAGGCGCTGTACGGGCCGATGATGGACCTGATCGCGCGGTGTGGCGGCAACGTCAGCTCCGAACACGGCGTCGGCAGCCGCAAGCGTGACTACCTCGAAATGTCCAGGGATGCAACCGATATCGTGGCCATGCGGTCGGTCAAGGCCGCGCTGGACCCGACCGGATACCTCAACGCCGCGGTGCTATTCAGCTGA
- a CDS encoding nitroreductase, with protein MYDLEDVIRQRRSIRMFQPDRPVPRDLLHDALDLAIRAPSNSNVQPWHLYFATGAARGRLVAALLEAAEAGPPKVPPLPDAFAHYRSDTGKVVYGSMGIARDDRAGRRAAVLRNWEFFRAPVAGVVCMHHELGLTDALGVGMFLQNLMLVLTARGLGTCVQVAIAGYPEVLREQLDIPAELTILCGLSVGYPDPDFPANHIRLGRDPVEQKVLFAED; from the coding sequence ATGTACGACCTCGAAGACGTGATCAGGCAACGCCGCTCGATCAGGATGTTCCAGCCCGATCGGCCGGTGCCCAGGGATTTGCTCCACGACGCGCTCGACCTGGCGATTCGCGCACCGTCGAACTCGAACGTGCAACCGTGGCACCTCTACTTCGCTACCGGTGCGGCCAGGGGCCGGTTGGTGGCCGCGCTGCTCGAGGCCGCCGAGGCGGGACCGCCGAAAGTACCGCCGCTGCCGGATGCGTTCGCCCACTATCGAAGCGACACCGGCAAGGTGGTCTACGGGTCGATGGGCATCGCTCGCGACGACCGGGCGGGCCGGCGCGCCGCGGTGCTGCGCAACTGGGAGTTCTTTCGGGCGCCGGTGGCCGGCGTCGTGTGCATGCATCACGAGCTGGGCCTGACGGACGCCCTCGGCGTCGGGATGTTCCTGCAGAACCTGATGCTGGTGCTCACCGCGCGCGGGCTGGGCACCTGCGTTCAGGTGGCGATCGCGGGCTACCCCGAAGTCCTGCGCGAGCAACTCGACATCCCGGCCGAGTTGACCATCCTGTGTGGCCTGTCGGTCGGCTACCCCGACCCGGATTTTCCCGCCAACCACATCCGGCTCGGCCGGGATCCGGTCGAGCAGAAGGTTCTGTTCGCCGAGGACTAG
- a CDS encoding glucose 1-dehydrogenase, with translation MGRVDGKVALISGAAGGMGAEDARLLVEEGAKVVIGDILDDQGKALAEELGDSARYVHLDVTQLDQWEAAVATAIGEFGKLNVLVNNAGTVALGPLRSFDLAKWQKVIDVNLTGTFLGMRVAVDPMIEAGGGSIINVSSIEGLRGAPMVHPYVASKWGVRGLAKSAALELAPHNIRVNSVHPGFIRTPMTAHLPEDMVTIPLGRPGEVREVATFVLFLASDESSYSTGSEFIMDGGLITDVNHKDF, from the coding sequence GTGGGTCGAGTAGACGGCAAAGTTGCACTCATCAGTGGCGCCGCCGGCGGGATGGGCGCCGAAGACGCGCGCCTGCTCGTCGAGGAGGGTGCCAAGGTCGTCATCGGCGACATCCTCGACGACCAGGGCAAGGCGCTGGCCGAGGAACTCGGCGACTCCGCGCGCTATGTACACCTCGACGTCACGCAGCTTGACCAGTGGGAGGCCGCGGTCGCGACCGCGATCGGCGAATTCGGCAAGCTCAACGTGCTGGTGAACAACGCCGGGACCGTCGCGCTCGGCCCGCTGCGGAGCTTTGATCTGGCCAAGTGGCAGAAGGTCATCGACGTCAACCTGACCGGGACGTTCCTGGGTATGCGGGTGGCCGTCGACCCGATGATCGAGGCAGGCGGCGGCTCGATCATCAACGTGTCGTCCATCGAGGGGCTGCGCGGCGCACCCATGGTGCACCCCTACGTCGCGTCCAAGTGGGGCGTGCGCGGCCTGGCCAAGTCGGCGGCGTTGGAGCTGGCGCCGCACAACATCCGGGTCAACTCCGTGCACCCGGGGTTCATCCGCACCCCGATGACCGCCCACCTGCCCGAGGACATGGTGACCATTCCGCTCGGCCGTCCGGGCGAAGTGCGCGAGGTCGCGACGTTCGTGCTGTTCCTGGCCAGCGACGAGTCGTCCTACTCCACCGGCAGCGAGTTCATCATGGACGGCGGGCTGATCACCGACGTGAACCACAAGGACTTCTAG
- a CDS encoding NAD(P)H-dependent amine dehydrogenase family protein, with translation MAIRVAHVGTGNVGGLALAELIANPQFELTGVNVSTPEKVGRDAGELCGVGLDTPTVTGIKAVNDLDAIIAAKPECVVYCAMGDTRLPDAMTDVMRILAAGINVVGSSPGLLQFPWGVMPDKYIARVEDAAQQGNSSIFISGVDPGFANDLIPFALAGTCQRIEQVRCMEIHDYASYDGIEVMTYMGFARPMDEIPMLLQPGILSIAWGTAIRQLAAGLGIEVDAITESYQREPAPEDFDIAIGHVAKGTVAVLQFEIRGMVKGHPAIVIEHVTRLRPDLRPDLPRPASGDGSYRVEITGEPSYAVDIIPSSRKGDHNHAAIAGAAGRVVNAIPAVIAAPPGIRTTLDLPLVTGKGLYAPSTLVTT, from the coding sequence ATGGCGATCCGCGTCGCGCACGTCGGTACCGGAAACGTCGGAGGCCTGGCCCTGGCCGAACTGATCGCCAACCCGCAATTCGAACTGACCGGCGTCAACGTGTCCACCCCGGAGAAGGTGGGCCGCGACGCCGGGGAACTGTGCGGCGTCGGCCTGGACACCCCGACCGTCACCGGCATCAAGGCCGTCAACGACCTGGACGCGATCATCGCCGCCAAGCCCGAGTGTGTCGTCTACTGCGCGATGGGCGATACCCGGCTGCCCGACGCGATGACCGACGTCATGCGCATCCTGGCCGCAGGCATCAACGTAGTCGGGTCGTCGCCCGGGCTGCTGCAGTTCCCCTGGGGTGTGATGCCCGACAAATACATCGCTCGCGTTGAAGACGCTGCCCAGCAAGGTAATTCGAGCATCTTCATCAGCGGCGTCGACCCGGGGTTCGCCAACGACCTGATCCCGTTCGCGCTCGCCGGGACGTGTCAGCGTATCGAGCAGGTGCGCTGCATGGAGATCCACGACTACGCCAGTTACGACGGCATCGAAGTGATGACCTACATGGGCTTCGCCCGGCCCATGGACGAAATTCCGATGCTGCTGCAGCCGGGCATCCTCAGCATCGCCTGGGGCACCGCGATCCGACAGCTGGCGGCAGGCCTGGGTATCGAGGTCGACGCGATCACCGAGTCCTACCAGCGCGAACCGGCGCCCGAGGACTTCGACATCGCGATCGGACACGTCGCCAAGGGCACCGTCGCGGTGCTGCAGTTCGAGATCCGCGGCATGGTCAAGGGCCATCCCGCCATCGTCATCGAGCACGTCACCCGGTTACGGCCCGACCTGCGCCCCGACTTGCCCCGGCCCGCCTCCGGCGACGGCTCGTACCGCGTCGAGATCACCGGTGAGCCGTCGTATGCGGTCGACATCATTCCGAGCAGCCGCAAGGGCGACCACAACCACGCCGCGATCGCCGGCGCCGCGGGCCGTGTCGTCAACGCCATCCCGGCGGTGATCGCGGCCCCGCCGGGCATCCGGACCACACTCGACTTACCGCTGGTAACCGGCAAAGGTCTTTACGCACCAAGCACTTTGGTGACCACTTAA
- a CDS encoding alpha/beta hydrolase, producing MTQREDVQFSSGADRISAWLYRPSDVGDAPLVVLAHGLGGVRTMRLDAYAERFSAAGYACLVFDYRNFGDSEGQPRQVLDIDMQLADWAAAVAYARTLDGIDHGRIVLWGTSFAGGHVITTAARLPGIAAVIAQCPFTDGIASARTISHPVATARIAARAIRDVIGARLGRPPVMIATAGKPGDVALMNTPDSYAGYLRLVPDGVELRNEIAARITMKVFTYRPGLLTPKIGCPILFCVCEHDSLAPADATLRHAAKAPRGEVGTYPEGHFAIYVDDAFERVIADQLAFLDKHLKSE from the coding sequence ATGACTCAGCGCGAAGATGTCCAATTCAGTTCCGGCGCCGACCGGATCAGCGCCTGGCTCTATCGACCGTCCGACGTGGGCGATGCGCCGCTGGTGGTACTGGCGCATGGCCTGGGTGGGGTGCGCACCATGCGACTCGATGCCTACGCCGAGCGATTCAGCGCGGCCGGCTATGCCTGCCTCGTCTTCGACTACCGCAACTTCGGCGACAGCGAGGGTCAGCCGCGCCAAGTCCTGGACATCGATATGCAGCTGGCCGACTGGGCCGCCGCGGTGGCCTATGCCCGCACCCTGGACGGCATCGATCACGGTCGAATCGTGTTGTGGGGCACATCTTTTGCAGGCGGCCATGTGATCACCACCGCAGCCCGGTTGCCGGGTATCGCCGCGGTCATCGCACAGTGTCCGTTCACCGACGGCATCGCGTCGGCGCGCACGATCTCCCATCCGGTGGCCACCGCGCGCATCGCCGCACGGGCTATTCGCGACGTGATCGGCGCCCGATTGGGACGCCCGCCGGTAATGATCGCGACGGCGGGCAAGCCGGGCGACGTCGCGCTGATGAATACGCCCGACTCCTACGCGGGCTACCTGCGGCTGGTCCCCGACGGCGTCGAGCTGCGCAACGAGATCGCCGCACGCATCACGATGAAGGTCTTCACCTACCGGCCCGGCCTGCTCACCCCGAAAATCGGCTGCCCCATCCTGTTCTGCGTGTGCGAACACGATTCGCTGGCCCCCGCTGACGCGACCCTGCGCCACGCCGCCAAGGCGCCCCGCGGCGAGGTGGGGACCTATCCCGAGGGGCATTTCGCGATCTACGTCGACGACGCTTTCGAGCGAGTGATCGCCGATCAGCTCGCCTTCCTCGACAAGCATCTGAAATCTGAGTAG